A window of the Aspergillus flavus chromosome 6, complete sequence genome harbors these coding sequences:
- a CDS encoding nuclear pore complex component-domain-containing protein, producing MASLSAPSTPRAASSPVATSDESRTPGKWRHPQLNEIVRRQNAGTFGDSNIKRVLWNGAALLATWIFGNTFKSYSLRLEESSQYSTYPDLSLLVLQLIFVLNILVALYPLIRPKDNLSDIPLTPTQRALLGLDPSATAPPTPGSTYITPPKYRLSGSRAASPASRSASPLSTSASASGRRVSSGALFSPSTSPLLHKAVSNGGRENGRRPSFGSPSPLGRSSPFRESSFRESSFGSSMGPATPSPVGGKRVNLGLSNKWLYERSRRLSASNGSL from the exons ATGGCTTCCCTATCCGCCCCCTCCACCCCTAGGGCAGCATCTTCGCCTGTAGCTACTTCAGACGAGTCTCGAACACCAGGAAAATGGCGACACCCACAGTTGAATGAAATAGTCCGGCGACAGAATGCTGGAACATTTGGAGATAGTAATATCAAAAGAGTTCTGTGGAATGGTGCCGCTCTGCTAGCAACCTGGATCTTTGGCAACACCTTTAAATCCTA TTCTCTTCGACTCGAAGAGTCCAGCCAGTACTCTACATATCCTGATCTTTCCCTGCTTGTGTTACAACTTATCTTCGTCCTCAATATCCTCGTGGCTCTATACCCTCTCATCCGCCCAAAGGACAACCTCTCCGACATCCCTCTCACTCCTACGCAACGCGCCCTCTTAGGACTTGATCCATCCGCCACAGCACCGCCGACGCCGGGATCTACATACATTACTCCACCCAAATATCGGCTTTCTGGATCGCGGGCAGCAAGTCCGGCCAGCAGAAGTGCATCGCCTTTGTCGACCAGCGCTAGCGCTTCTGGACGTAGGGTATCGTCGGGCGCATTGTTTTCGCCTTCTACTAGTCCATTGCTCCACAAGGCTGTTTCAaatggaggaagagaaaatggGCGGAGACCGAGTTTTGGCTCTCCATCACCTCTCGGTCGAAGCTCACCTTTTCGTGAATCAAGCTTTCGCGAATCAAGCTTCGGATCGAGTATGGGTCCTGCGACTCCGTCGCCAGTAGGGGGGAAGCGTGTCAATCTGGGTCTGAGC